The Janthinobacterium lividum genome has a window encoding:
- a CDS encoding ABC transporter permease: MKHPLFACALAACCASAGAAECPPYVKHTPGGDYTSAEDRSGLSVVEKFHFSRAVETLTQGMTGSLGGDISYTLEHFPNHHRALASMAKLGLRLKSAQPAGARYTVSCYFERAIAFAPHDVTARMVYGNYLLATGQDAMALEQLDAAGRLAPDQATIQYNLGLMYAKKKEYEKASAHAQKAYALGFPLPGLKNKLKAAGKWREPPPAPVADAVTVERAAATEEAPAVPPVEKPSGE, translated from the coding sequence ATGAAGCATCCCTTGTTTGCCTGCGCCCTCGCCGCCTGCTGCGCCAGCGCCGGCGCCGCCGAGTGCCCGCCCTACGTCAAACACACGCCGGGCGGCGACTACACGAGCGCGGAAGACCGCTCCGGCCTGTCCGTGGTCGAGAAATTCCATTTTTCGCGCGCCGTGGAAACGCTCACGCAAGGCATGACGGGCAGCCTGGGTGGCGACATCAGCTACACGCTGGAACACTTTCCGAATCACCACCGGGCGCTGGCCTCGATGGCCAAGCTGGGCTTGCGCCTGAAAAGCGCGCAGCCGGCAGGCGCCCGCTACACGGTCAGTTGCTACTTCGAACGGGCGATCGCCTTCGCGCCGCACGACGTGACGGCGCGCATGGTGTATGGCAATTATTTGCTGGCCACGGGCCAGGATGCGATGGCGCTGGAACAACTAGATGCGGCCGGCCGCCTGGCGCCCGACCAGGCCACCATCCAGTACAACCTGGGCCTGATGTATGCAAAGAAAAAAGAATACGAGAAGGCCAGCGCGCACGCGCAAAAAGCCTATGCGCTGGGCTTTCCCCTGCCGGGGCTGAAGAACAAGCTGAAAGCAGCGGGCAAGTGGCGCGAGCCGCCGCCGGCGCCCGTCGCCGATGCTGTTACTGTTGAAAGGGCGGCCGCCACAGAGGAAGCACCGGCCGTGCCGCCAGTGGAAAAGCCTAGCGGGGAATGA
- a CDS encoding DUF6678 family protein, producing MADPSLPLADAGGDEIKRKLRGHIARRNLAGAANDCKWNELLAFMRGQPDWAPSYRYGSVTGYVSRWDTEWDYHPPFPFLGVEWFDISLYSEEHVGMLLPKKIIDHGVWIVPELERIGFDFEVRDRVARIWGYLPRNYHDFPPAD from the coding sequence ATGGCGGACCCCAGCCTGCCGCTGGCCGACGCCGGCGGCGACGAGATCAAGCGCAAGCTGCGTGGCCACATCGCGCGGCGCAACCTGGCCGGCGCCGCCAACGACTGCAAGTGGAACGAACTGCTGGCCTTCATGCGCGGGCAGCCCGACTGGGCGCCGTCGTACCGTTACGGTTCCGTCACCGGCTATGTCTCGCGCTGGGATACGGAATGGGATTACCACCCGCCGTTTCCCTTCCTGGGCGTGGAATGGTTCGACATCAGCCTGTACTCGGAAGAACACGTGGGCATGCTGCTGCCGAAAAAAATCATCGACCACGGCGTGTGGATCGTGCCCGAACTGGAACGCATCGGCTTCGATTTCGAAGTGCGGGACCGGGTGGCGCGCATATGGGGCTATCTGCCTCGCAACTATCACGATTTTCCACCCGCCGACTAA
- the purT gene encoding formate-dependent phosphoribosylglycinamide formyltransferase: MTSSTSSTIAPRTFGTPLSSTAIKVMLLGSGELGKEVIISLQRLGVEVIAVDRYPNAPGHPVAHRSHVIDMSDGVALAALIALEKPDLIVPEIEAIATDTLAALEAAGQITCIPNARAAVLTMNREGIRTLAAETLGVATSPYRFASSLQELQAACQEIGFPCVVKPVMSSSGKGQSKLDSAADVETAWAYAASGSRVDTGRVIVEGFIDFDYEITLLTVRAVGASGQIETQFCEPIGHLQVHGDYVESWQPARMAPLALERSREIARKVTDNLGGLGLFGVELFVKDDMVWFSEVSPRPHDTGMVTMASQVQSEFELHAKAILGLPVNVALRLPGASAVIYGQLEAKGIAFEGVADALSVPGADLRLFGKPESFARRRMGVALATADDIDTARARAVLAASKVKPVVR, translated from the coding sequence ATGACCTCAAGCACCAGCAGCACCATCGCGCCCCGCACCTTCGGCACGCCCCTGTCTTCCACCGCAATCAAAGTCATGCTGCTGGGTTCCGGTGAACTGGGCAAGGAAGTGATCATTTCGCTGCAGCGCCTGGGCGTGGAAGTGATTGCCGTCGACCGCTATCCAAACGCGCCGGGCCATCCGGTGGCGCACCGCTCGCACGTGATCGACATGAGCGACGGCGTGGCGCTGGCCGCCCTGATAGCCCTGGAAAAGCCGGACTTGATCGTGCCGGAAATCGAAGCCATCGCCACCGATACCCTGGCGGCGCTGGAAGCGGCCGGGCAAATCACGTGCATCCCGAACGCGCGCGCGGCCGTGCTGACGATGAACCGCGAAGGCATCCGCACCCTGGCGGCCGAAACGCTCGGCGTGGCGACGTCACCGTACCGCTTCGCAAGCAGCCTGCAGGAGTTGCAGGCCGCTTGCCAGGAGATCGGTTTTCCGTGCGTAGTGAAACCCGTGATGTCGTCGTCGGGCAAGGGCCAGTCCAAATTGGATAGCGCCGCTGACGTGGAAACGGCGTGGGCGTATGCGGCCAGCGGCAGCCGTGTCGATACGGGCCGGGTCATCGTCGAAGGCTTCATCGACTTCGATTACGAAATCACCTTGCTGACGGTGCGTGCCGTCGGCGCTTCGGGGCAGATCGAAACGCAGTTCTGCGAGCCAATCGGCCACTTGCAGGTGCACGGCGACTACGTGGAATCGTGGCAGCCGGCCCGCATGGCGCCGCTGGCCCTCGAGCGTTCGCGTGAGATCGCCCGCAAGGTGACGGACAACCTGGGCGGCCTGGGCCTGTTTGGCGTGGAGCTGTTCGTCAAGGACGATATGGTGTGGTTCTCGGAAGTGAGCCCCCGTCCGCACGACACGGGCATGGTCACCATGGCCAGCCAGGTGCAGAGCGAATTCGAGCTGCACGCGAAAGCCATCCTCGGTTTGCCCGTCAACGTGGCGCTGCGTTTGCCCGGCGCCTCGGCCGTCATCTACGGCCAACTGGAAGCTAAAGGCATCGCCTTCGAAGGCGTGGCCGACGCCTTGAGCGTGCCGGGCGCGGACTTGCGTTTGTTCGGCAAGCCGGAATCGTTCGCCCGCCGCCGCATGGGCGTGGCGCTGGCCACGGCCGACGATATCGACACGGCCCGCGCGCGCGCCGTGCTGGCCGCGTCCAAAGTCAAGCCGGTCGTCCGCTGA
- a CDS encoding VOC family protein yields the protein MMHSVQKITPCLWFNGKAEAAARFYTEIFPNSKIGQILRYGEEGKEIHGQEPGSVLTVAFELDGQTFTGLNGGPLFQFSEAISFQVNCETQDEVDHYWNLLSEGGPPEAQQCSWLKDQFGVSWQIVPTLMIKLLTDPDPVKAQRVMKAMMGMKKIDIEEIKRAYAG from the coding sequence ATCATGCATAGCGTACAAAAGATTACCCCATGTTTATGGTTCAACGGCAAGGCGGAGGCGGCTGCCCGTTTTTATACGGAAATATTTCCCAATTCGAAGATTGGCCAGATCCTGCGCTATGGCGAGGAGGGCAAGGAAATCCACGGCCAGGAGCCTGGCAGCGTGCTGACGGTGGCCTTCGAGCTGGATGGTCAGACGTTCACGGGCTTGAACGGCGGCCCCCTGTTCCAGTTTTCCGAAGCGATTTCGTTCCAGGTCAACTGCGAAACCCAGGATGAGGTTGACCATTACTGGAATTTGCTGTCCGAAGGCGGGCCGCCGGAAGCGCAGCAATGCAGCTGGCTCAAGGACCAGTTCGGCGTGTCCTGGCAAATCGTGCCCACCCTCATGATCAAGCTGCTGACCGACCCCGATCCCGTCAAGGCCCAGCGCGTGATGAAAGCCATGATGGGCATGAAAAAGATCGACATCGAAGAGATCAAGCGGGCGTACGCCGGTTAG